Proteins from one Neodiprion fabricii isolate iyNeoFabr1 chromosome 5, iyNeoFabr1.1, whole genome shotgun sequence genomic window:
- the LOC124182603 gene encoding ATP-binding cassette sub-family C member 4-like isoform X3, whose protein sequence is MDVRERKERRRRKNIEESSNFLSALFFGWTRQIFWKGAKHDLQTTDLYDPLKSDESEQLGNRLEREWIKELARSEAKRTLNKDGEKKRARQPSLGRALTRVIWLPYMILGLFIFFRFAFLHVAGPILQGWIIEYFDEVGCGISRTKGLIYAGLLVLVIFLDILIMHHTDLRTQQIGMRVRVACCSLIYRKVLRLDQNAAHNTAAGKVANLISNDVARFDSIFIFLHHFWIMPIQLAISGYVMWLSIGVATFIAIGATMAQTLLLQGYFSHVGGKLRAKIARKTDERVQLMTELISGIQVVKMYSWEKPFNKIVSKVRDLELKVISYASYLKGFNFSIILLSGKITLYFALTSFVLIGNTITAETAFVSVGLINALRISCAVYFPLALILAGEAAVSLDRLTEFLLLDEVKCVEKAQLACTENGPGDVDRLEILEHGVGIRMDTVAANWIFGNLPPTLSEVSLEVKNRCSCALVGPVGSGKSSLLHLILGELTVGAGKLSFFTGKESEAEITSRDIRVSYASQDPWLFSASIRDNILFGLPYEKKRYQEVTEACALLKDFDQLSQGDLSLVGERGASLSGGQRARVNLARAVYRDADLYLLDDPLSAVDSRVGRHLFEKCINGFLKSKTRIIVTHQFQYLEQVDTVIFVNRGTVECQGTFQELSASNFRNLIFENCETSDDAESTEKVDADATEFETKDVVPGNDEQQLKHTESMQELENIDDEEMATGSISSEVYRGYFFAGGNLCSLAIVVLAFVAGQVAASGCDYWMTYWTNQETLKSTLQSNKSVVGDMDYNNSVSQWVDERGLLRQNVGIWVYTACIAGCTITVVLSNILFVRISMNASRNIHNAMFSNILEATMRFFNTNPSGRILNRFSKDVGAMDEMLPRALMEMFQKFTIATGSLVMVFIVNNWMIIPTVVAGGVFYFMTILYIKTAQSLQRLEGIKNTSGGFAGLAISQSMILIGIIQEGLRYITIVISQMTSVERLLQYTNLPKEGPFAFDNSPPSDWPSMGSLDFKDVSMTYSIDKPPALKGLNLNIRPGWKVGVVGRTGAGKSSLISALFRLVGDGLDGEIFLDGISTKTIGLNDLRSRISIIPQEPILFSASLRYNLDPFEQYSDAELWNSIREVELGGVISSLDFSVAGGGANFSVGQRQLICLARAILRNNRLLVLDEATANVDPNTDALIQRTIRRRFVDCTVLTVAHRLNTIMDSDRVLVMDGGRIVEFDHPHLLLKDRDGYFSQMVQQTGKTMAEELAKISESAFPATSEIASDVTNDVALPSDEKI, encoded by the exons atggaCGTCAGGGAGCGGAAAGAACGCAGGCGacggaaaaatattgaagaatcGTCCAATTTTTTGAGTGCACTGTTTTTTGG ATGGACACGACAGATTTTCTGGAAGGGAGCAAAGCATGATTTACAGACCACAGATTTGTACGATCCCTTGAAATCCGATGAATCTGAACAACTTGGCAATCGTCTCGAAAG AGAGTGGATCAAGGAATTGGCTAGATCTGAGGCGAAGAGGACCCTGAATAAAGATGGCGAAAAGAAGCGAGCGAGGCAGCCGAGCCTTGGACGGGCGCTAACGCGAGTGATCTGGCTGCCTTACATGATTCTAGGgctgtttattttcttccgcTTCGCGTTTCTACACGTCGCGGGACCGATTCTCCAGGGGTGGATCATCGAGTACTTCGATGAGGTCGGATGCGGCATCTCACGAACCAAAGGTCTCATTTACGCCGGACTTTTAGTTCTCGTGATATTCCTCGACATCCTCATCATGCATCACACTGATCTCCGCACACAGCAAATCGGGATGCGCGTCAGGGTTGCCTGCTGTTCTCTGATTTACAGAAAG GTTTTACGTCTTGATCAAAATGCGGCCCACAACACAGCAGCTGgcaaagttgcaaatttaataAGCAACGACGTGGCTCGATTTGACAGCATTTTTATATTCCTTCATCATTTTTGGATCATGCCAATACAG CTGGCGATATCTGGATACGTGATGTGGCTATCAATTGGCGTCGCCACGTTTATAGCAATCGGAGCCACGATGGCCCAGACGTTGCTTCTGCAAGGGTATTTCAGCCATGTCGGTGGAAAGTTGAGGGCTAAAATCGCCAGGAAAACAGATGAGAGGGTGCAACTGATGACCGAATTGATTTCTGGAATACAG GTGGTAAAAATGTATTCCTGGGAAAAACCATTCAACAAAATAGTATCCAAAGTCAGAGATTTGGAGCTGAAAGTTATAAGCTACGCTTCGTATTTGAAAGGATTCAATTTTAGCATAATATTGCTGTCGGGAAAAATCACCCTCTACTTCGCGTTGACAAGTTTTGTCCTCATCGGAAATACGATCACAGCGGAAACGGCTTTCGTTAGCGTTGGTCTGATAAACGCGCTGAGAATATCATGCGCAGTTTACTTTCCCCTGGCGCTCATCCTTGCCGGTGAAGCCGCTGTGTCCTTGGACAGATTAACA GAGTTCTTACTTCTGGACGAAGTTAAATGCGTGGAAAAAGCTCAACTTGCCTGCACCGAAAACGGGCCCGGTGATGTGGATAGATTGGAAATACTTGAACACGGAGTTGGAATACGGATGGACACGGTCGCGGCGAATTGGATTTTCGGCAACCTTCCTCCAACGCTGTCCGAGGTTTCTCTGGAAGTGAAAAACCGATGTTCGTGCGCGCTTGTCGGACCGGTTGGATCGGGCAAGTCGTCACTGCTGCATCTGATTCTGGGAGAGCTGACCGTTGGCGCTGGGAAGCTGTCGTTTTTCACGGGGAAAGAAAGTGAAGCCGAAATAACCAGTCGGGATATTCGCGTCTCTTACGCCAGTCAAGACCCCTGGCTTTTCTCCGCTTCAATACGCGACAACATTCTGTTCGGTCTGCCGTATGAGAAGAAGCGGTACCAAGAG GTGACCGAAGCCTGCGCCCTGCTCAAAGATTTTGACCAACTGTCACAAGGGGATCTGAGTCTTGTCGGCGAGAGGGGAGCTTCTTTGTCAGGAGGTCAGAGGGCTCGAGTGAACTTGGCAAGAGCCGTTTACAGGGACGCCGATCTTTACTTACTCGACGATCCTCTCAGCGCTGTGGATTCTCGAGTTGGTCGTCACCTTTTCGAGAAGTGCATCAATGGTTTCCTAAAGTCGAAAACACGGATCATAGTTACTCATCAGTTTCAATATCTCGAACAAGTCGACACTGTTATTTTCGTTAATCGC GGTACCGTTGAATGCCAAGGAACGTTCCAGGAGTTGAGTGCCTCAAACTTCCGGAATTTGATTTTCGAGAATTGTGAAACATCCGACGATGCCGAGTCCACGGAAAAAGTGGACGCAGACGCGACAGAATTTGAG ACAAAGGACGTAGTTCCAGGTAACGATGAACAACAACTAAAACACACCGAGAGTATGCAGGAATTGGAAAACATAGACGATGAGGAAATGGCAACGGGATCAATATCAAGCGAAGTATACCGGGGCTATTTTTTTGCCGGTGGCAATCTATGCTCACTGGCGATCGTCGTTCTGGCCTTCGTAGCCGGACAAGTGGCGGCCAGTGGATGTGACTATTGGATGACGTATTGGACCAACCAGGAAACTCTCAAATCCACGTTGCAATCTAACAAATCCGTCGTCGGTGACATGGATTACAATAATTCCGTATCGCAGTGGGTCGATGAACGCGGATTGCTGCGACAAAATGTGGGAATTTGGGTCTATACCGCTTGCATCGCCGGATGCACCATCACCGTCGTACTGAGCAACATACTGTTCGTCAGGATCAGCATGAACGCAAGTCGCAATATACACAATGCCATGTTCTCGAACATTTTGGAAGCAACAATGAGGTTCTTCAACACTAATCCATCTG gtAGAATCCTGAACCGATTTTCAAAGGACGTAGGTGCAATGGATGAGATGCTACCAAGGGCGTTAATGGagatgtttcaaaaatttaccatCGCGACTGGATCGCTGGTAATGGTATTCATTGTCAACAACTGGATGATCATTCCGACAGTCGTTGCAGGGGGTGTATTCTATTTCATGACAATTCTCTACATCAAAACTGCGCAGAGTCTTCAGAGACTAGAGGGCATCA AAAACACCTCTGGAGGGTTTGCTGGACTTGCTATCTCACAATCAATGATCTTGATTGGTATAATTCAAGAGGGCTTAAGGTACATAACTATCGTAATTTCTCAGATGACTTCGGTCGAACGACTGCTACAGTACACCAATCTACCCAAAGAGGGACCATTCGCTTTCGACAACTCTCCTCCATCGGATTGGCCTTCGATGGGCTCTCTTGACTTCAAGGATGTCTCTATGACATATTCAATCGACAAGCCTCCGGCATTGAAG GGTCTGAACTTGAACATTCGACCCGGCTGGAAAGTGGGAGTTGTGGGAAGAACCGGAGCTGGAAAATCCTCGCTGATTTCCGCGCTGTTTCGTTTGGTCGGAGACGGACTAGATGGGGAAATTTTTCTGGACGGAATAAGCACCAAGACCATTGGGTTGAACGACTTGCGGTCACGGATCTCGATCATTCCCCAGGAGCCAATTCTGTTTTCCGCGAGTCTGCGGTACAATTTGGACCCGTTCGAACAGTATTCGGACGCAGAGCTGTGGAACAGTATTCGGGAAGTGGAACTTGGCGGCGTCATATCTTCCCTCGACTTTTCCGTCGCCGGAGGCGGAGCCAATTTCAGCGTTGGACAACGCCAGCTGATATGCTTGGCCAGAGCCATCCTCAGGAATAATCGGCTGCTCGTGCTCGACGAAGCTACTGCCAATGTTGATCCCAA CACCGATGCCTTGATACAAAGAACCATCAGACGAAGGTTCGTTGATTGCACCGTGTTGACAGTGGCTCATCGGTTGAACACGATAATGGACAGTGATCGAGTTCTGGTCATGGATGGCGGCCGCATCGTG GAGTTCGACCATCCGCATTTGCTGTTGAAGGATCGCGATGGTTACTTTTCGCAAATGGTTCAACAAACTGGAAAAACGATGGCGGAAGAACTGGCGAAGATTTCTGAAAGTGCATTTCCTGCAACTTCGGAAATCGCAAGCGATGTAACGAACgacg TAGCCTTACCttcagatgaaaaaatttga
- the LOC124182603 gene encoding ATP-binding cassette sub-family C member 4-like isoform X1: MDVRERKERRRRKNIEESSNFLSALFFGWTRQIFWKGAKHDLQTTDLYDPLKSDESEQLGNRLEREWIKELARSEAKRTLNKDGEKKRARQPSLGRALTRVIWLPYMILGLFIFFRFAFLHVAGPILQGWIIEYFDEVGCGISRTKGLIYAGLLVLVIFLDILIMHHTDLRTQQIGMRVRVACCSLIYRKVLRLDQNAAHNTAAGKVANLISNDVARFDSIFIFLHHFWIMPIQLAISGYVMWLSIGVATFIAIGATMAQTLLLQGYFSHVGGKLRAKIARKTDERVQLMTELISGIQVVKMYSWEKPFNKIVSKVRDLELKVISYASYLKGFNFSIILLSGKITLYFALTSFVLIGNTITAETAFVSVGLINALRISCAVYFPLALILAGEAAVSLDRLTEFLLLDEVKCVEKAQLACTENGPGDVDRLEILEHGVGIRMDTVAANWIFGNLPPTLSEVSLEVKNRCSCALVGPVGSGKSSLLHLILGELTVGAGKLSFFTGKESEAEITSRDIRVSYASQDPWLFSASIRDNILFGLPYEKKRYQEVTEACALLKDFDQLSQGDLSLVGERGASLSGGQRARVNLARAVYRDADLYLLDDPLSAVDSRVGRHLFEKCINGFLKSKTRIIVTHQFQYLEQVDTVIFVNRGTVECQGTFQELSASNFRNLIFENCETSDDAESTEKVDADATEFETKDVVPGNDEQQLKHTESMQELENIDDEEMATGSISSEVYRGYFFAGGNLCSLAIVVLAFVAGQVAASGCDYWMTYWTNQETLKSTLQSNKSVVGDMDYNNSVSQWVDERGLLRQNVGIWVYTACIAGCTITVVLSNILFVRISMNASRNIHNAMFSNILEATMRFFNTNPSGRILNRFSKDVGAMDEMLPRALMEMFQKFTIATGSLVMVFIVNNWMIIPTVVAGGVFYFMTILYIKTAQSLQRLEGITKSPVFSHVSSTLDGLVTIRSSGSSVEELLRKEFDRHQDTHTTAWYMTIATATAFGFVLDLMSWLFIACVCFSLILINDENTSGGFAGLAISQSMILIGIIQEGLRYITIVISQMTSVERLLQYTNLPKEGPFAFDNSPPSDWPSMGSLDFKDVSMTYSIDKPPALKGLNLNIRPGWKVGVVGRTGAGKSSLISALFRLVGDGLDGEIFLDGISTKTIGLNDLRSRISIIPQEPILFSASLRYNLDPFEQYSDAELWNSIREVELGGVISSLDFSVAGGGANFSVGQRQLICLARAILRNNRLLVLDEATANVDPNTDALIQRTIRRRFVDCTVLTVAHRLNTIMDSDRVLVMDGGRIVEFDHPHLLLKDRDGYFSQMVQQTGKTMAEELAKISESAFPATSEIASDVTNDVALPSDEKI; encoded by the exons atggaCGTCAGGGAGCGGAAAGAACGCAGGCGacggaaaaatattgaagaatcGTCCAATTTTTTGAGTGCACTGTTTTTTGG ATGGACACGACAGATTTTCTGGAAGGGAGCAAAGCATGATTTACAGACCACAGATTTGTACGATCCCTTGAAATCCGATGAATCTGAACAACTTGGCAATCGTCTCGAAAG AGAGTGGATCAAGGAATTGGCTAGATCTGAGGCGAAGAGGACCCTGAATAAAGATGGCGAAAAGAAGCGAGCGAGGCAGCCGAGCCTTGGACGGGCGCTAACGCGAGTGATCTGGCTGCCTTACATGATTCTAGGgctgtttattttcttccgcTTCGCGTTTCTACACGTCGCGGGACCGATTCTCCAGGGGTGGATCATCGAGTACTTCGATGAGGTCGGATGCGGCATCTCACGAACCAAAGGTCTCATTTACGCCGGACTTTTAGTTCTCGTGATATTCCTCGACATCCTCATCATGCATCACACTGATCTCCGCACACAGCAAATCGGGATGCGCGTCAGGGTTGCCTGCTGTTCTCTGATTTACAGAAAG GTTTTACGTCTTGATCAAAATGCGGCCCACAACACAGCAGCTGgcaaagttgcaaatttaataAGCAACGACGTGGCTCGATTTGACAGCATTTTTATATTCCTTCATCATTTTTGGATCATGCCAATACAG CTGGCGATATCTGGATACGTGATGTGGCTATCAATTGGCGTCGCCACGTTTATAGCAATCGGAGCCACGATGGCCCAGACGTTGCTTCTGCAAGGGTATTTCAGCCATGTCGGTGGAAAGTTGAGGGCTAAAATCGCCAGGAAAACAGATGAGAGGGTGCAACTGATGACCGAATTGATTTCTGGAATACAG GTGGTAAAAATGTATTCCTGGGAAAAACCATTCAACAAAATAGTATCCAAAGTCAGAGATTTGGAGCTGAAAGTTATAAGCTACGCTTCGTATTTGAAAGGATTCAATTTTAGCATAATATTGCTGTCGGGAAAAATCACCCTCTACTTCGCGTTGACAAGTTTTGTCCTCATCGGAAATACGATCACAGCGGAAACGGCTTTCGTTAGCGTTGGTCTGATAAACGCGCTGAGAATATCATGCGCAGTTTACTTTCCCCTGGCGCTCATCCTTGCCGGTGAAGCCGCTGTGTCCTTGGACAGATTAACA GAGTTCTTACTTCTGGACGAAGTTAAATGCGTGGAAAAAGCTCAACTTGCCTGCACCGAAAACGGGCCCGGTGATGTGGATAGATTGGAAATACTTGAACACGGAGTTGGAATACGGATGGACACGGTCGCGGCGAATTGGATTTTCGGCAACCTTCCTCCAACGCTGTCCGAGGTTTCTCTGGAAGTGAAAAACCGATGTTCGTGCGCGCTTGTCGGACCGGTTGGATCGGGCAAGTCGTCACTGCTGCATCTGATTCTGGGAGAGCTGACCGTTGGCGCTGGGAAGCTGTCGTTTTTCACGGGGAAAGAAAGTGAAGCCGAAATAACCAGTCGGGATATTCGCGTCTCTTACGCCAGTCAAGACCCCTGGCTTTTCTCCGCTTCAATACGCGACAACATTCTGTTCGGTCTGCCGTATGAGAAGAAGCGGTACCAAGAG GTGACCGAAGCCTGCGCCCTGCTCAAAGATTTTGACCAACTGTCACAAGGGGATCTGAGTCTTGTCGGCGAGAGGGGAGCTTCTTTGTCAGGAGGTCAGAGGGCTCGAGTGAACTTGGCAAGAGCCGTTTACAGGGACGCCGATCTTTACTTACTCGACGATCCTCTCAGCGCTGTGGATTCTCGAGTTGGTCGTCACCTTTTCGAGAAGTGCATCAATGGTTTCCTAAAGTCGAAAACACGGATCATAGTTACTCATCAGTTTCAATATCTCGAACAAGTCGACACTGTTATTTTCGTTAATCGC GGTACCGTTGAATGCCAAGGAACGTTCCAGGAGTTGAGTGCCTCAAACTTCCGGAATTTGATTTTCGAGAATTGTGAAACATCCGACGATGCCGAGTCCACGGAAAAAGTGGACGCAGACGCGACAGAATTTGAG ACAAAGGACGTAGTTCCAGGTAACGATGAACAACAACTAAAACACACCGAGAGTATGCAGGAATTGGAAAACATAGACGATGAGGAAATGGCAACGGGATCAATATCAAGCGAAGTATACCGGGGCTATTTTTTTGCCGGTGGCAATCTATGCTCACTGGCGATCGTCGTTCTGGCCTTCGTAGCCGGACAAGTGGCGGCCAGTGGATGTGACTATTGGATGACGTATTGGACCAACCAGGAAACTCTCAAATCCACGTTGCAATCTAACAAATCCGTCGTCGGTGACATGGATTACAATAATTCCGTATCGCAGTGGGTCGATGAACGCGGATTGCTGCGACAAAATGTGGGAATTTGGGTCTATACCGCTTGCATCGCCGGATGCACCATCACCGTCGTACTGAGCAACATACTGTTCGTCAGGATCAGCATGAACGCAAGTCGCAATATACACAATGCCATGTTCTCGAACATTTTGGAAGCAACAATGAGGTTCTTCAACACTAATCCATCTG gtAGAATCCTGAACCGATTTTCAAAGGACGTAGGTGCAATGGATGAGATGCTACCAAGGGCGTTAATGGagatgtttcaaaaatttaccatCGCGACTGGATCGCTGGTAATGGTATTCATTGTCAACAACTGGATGATCATTCCGACAGTCGTTGCAGGGGGTGTATTCTATTTCATGACAATTCTCTACATCAAAACTGCGCAGAGTCTTCAGAGACTAGAGGGCATCA CGAAGAGCCCCGTTTTCTCGCACGTTAGTTCAACCCTTGATGGACTGGTAACAATACGGAGCAGTGGATCCTCGGTCGAAGAATTGTTGCGAAAAGAGTTCGACCGTCATCAAGACACGCACACTACCGCTTGGTACATGACTATTGCCACAGCGACTGCCTTTGGTTTTGTGCTTGATTTGATGTCATGGCTTTTTATCGCTTGTGTTTGCTTCTCGTTGATTTTAATAAATGATG AAAACACCTCTGGAGGGTTTGCTGGACTTGCTATCTCACAATCAATGATCTTGATTGGTATAATTCAAGAGGGCTTAAGGTACATAACTATCGTAATTTCTCAGATGACTTCGGTCGAACGACTGCTACAGTACACCAATCTACCCAAAGAGGGACCATTCGCTTTCGACAACTCTCCTCCATCGGATTGGCCTTCGATGGGCTCTCTTGACTTCAAGGATGTCTCTATGACATATTCAATCGACAAGCCTCCGGCATTGAAG GGTCTGAACTTGAACATTCGACCCGGCTGGAAAGTGGGAGTTGTGGGAAGAACCGGAGCTGGAAAATCCTCGCTGATTTCCGCGCTGTTTCGTTTGGTCGGAGACGGACTAGATGGGGAAATTTTTCTGGACGGAATAAGCACCAAGACCATTGGGTTGAACGACTTGCGGTCACGGATCTCGATCATTCCCCAGGAGCCAATTCTGTTTTCCGCGAGTCTGCGGTACAATTTGGACCCGTTCGAACAGTATTCGGACGCAGAGCTGTGGAACAGTATTCGGGAAGTGGAACTTGGCGGCGTCATATCTTCCCTCGACTTTTCCGTCGCCGGAGGCGGAGCCAATTTCAGCGTTGGACAACGCCAGCTGATATGCTTGGCCAGAGCCATCCTCAGGAATAATCGGCTGCTCGTGCTCGACGAAGCTACTGCCAATGTTGATCCCAA CACCGATGCCTTGATACAAAGAACCATCAGACGAAGGTTCGTTGATTGCACCGTGTTGACAGTGGCTCATCGGTTGAACACGATAATGGACAGTGATCGAGTTCTGGTCATGGATGGCGGCCGCATCGTG GAGTTCGACCATCCGCATTTGCTGTTGAAGGATCGCGATGGTTACTTTTCGCAAATGGTTCAACAAACTGGAAAAACGATGGCGGAAGAACTGGCGAAGATTTCTGAAAGTGCATTTCCTGCAACTTCGGAAATCGCAAGCGATGTAACGAACgacg TAGCCTTACCttcagatgaaaaaatttga